Genomic DNA from Acidimicrobiales bacterium:
AGGAGTCGACGATGGTGCCGTCGTCGTCGAACCGGACGGCGCCGACGCCACCGCCCTCGGCCGGGACCTCGCTGTTGGAGACGTAGACGTAGCCCCCGTCGACCTCGAACGTGGCGCCCCCGTCCGGGAAGATGTGCCAGAGGAAGTCGCTGCCGGCCGCCGCCTGGCCCGCGGCGGCGACGACCCGGGAGGTGAACCCCTCCGGCAGGATCAGGCCGTTGGCATCGGGTGCACGGCCGGCGATGTCGAACCGCGACCACCCGTCGTCCTGCGCCGCCGCGGGCCCTGCCCGGACCACCCCGGCAGCGACCACACCAGCGCCCGTCTGGAGGAAACGTCTGCGATCCACAAGCGGGCATCGTTTCACGTTCGCCCGTCGGGATGCGGGGCGACGCCGAGGGCGGTCGCCACGCCTGTCCCCGGGCGTCCGGCCGGGGGCTCTACGGGCCGCGGGCGGGGGCCACGTAGGGATCGTCGGGGTCGGCGCCCTGGAGCTGCCACACCTCGTGGCCGACGGTGGCGAGCATCAGGGCCTGGTCGGGCCCGGGGTCCTTGGTGTCGCCCTGGTGGAGGATGTAGGCGAGCTGGTCGGCGCCGTCGACGAGGTCGACCCGGAAGTCGACCCCGAAGGCGTCCTGCCCGGTGGGGAGCAGCGGCGCCGTCCACTCCGTCCCGGTGGCCGCGCCCGTCCACACGTGCAGGCCCCAGCCGTCGTAGTCGCCGGCCGGTCGCCGGTAGTGGATCGTGGCGAAGTCCTCCGCGGCACCCCGTGAGGGGTGGACCACCTGCTCGCCGGGCTGGAACCAGGCGGAGGGCGTGTCGACGGGGGTGAACGCCTGCCCGTCGATGTCCACGGTCCCGCCCTGGAGGACGGTGACGGTCAGCGGCGCGGCCAGGTCCGGGGGAGTGAGCCGGAAGACGGCGCCGTAGTCGTCGACCGCGTCGGGGGTGGCGCCCGTGACCAGCGGCCCGGCGGCGGTCGAGGCGTCGAGCGTGACGCCCACGCAGCCCGCGGTGCAGGCGTAGCGGACCGTGGCGAAGCCCTCGGCCTCGGCCTGCGAGGTGTAGATGGTGGGGTCGCCCTGGCGCAGCCATATCTCCGGGGTGGCGACGGGGTCGAAGCTGCGGTCGGGGCTGTCGGGTGGGTCCTTGGTGTCGCCGCTGTGGACGATGAAGTTCACCGGCTTGCCGACGTCGGTGAGCCGGACGAAGCCGAACCGGCCGTACTCGTCCTCGCCGAGGAACGGCTGCGGGGCGGTCCAGTCGGTCAGGTCCGCCGGGTCGACGCCGTCGCCCCACAGGTGGAGGCCCCAGGCGTCGTAGTCGCCGGCGGGGCGGGCGTAGTGGATCACGGCGTGGCCCGGCGTGACGACCGGCGGCTCCGCGAGCGTCACGCCCACGTCGGCCACCTCGTCGGCCTCCAGGTGGCCGGAGAGGTCGTTCACGACGGCCCGGAACGACAGCCGGGTGGCGCTCCCCACGTGGTCACTGGCGTCGTAGAACACCCGGTAGGGCGGGTTGTCGTCGGTCCCGACGGGCACGTACTCGCCGTCGCCCTCCCGCACGGCGAACGTGACCTCGGCGTGGCGCGGGGCGTCGAGCGAGGCGGCGACCTCGACCCGGTCGAGGATGTCATGGCCGTCCCACGAGTTCGTCCCCAGCTCCACGGTCTGGCCGTCCTGGAGCCCGGTGATCGTGATGCCGGGCGCCGAGCGGCTCCGCGGGACCCGCGACTGCGCCTCGTAGACGACGTAGCCGAGCGCCGGGACGGTGACGTCGAGGCCGCCGTCGGACCCGGTCGTCAGCCGTGGGCGCGAACGTGTCCCTGGCTCGCCGGCCACGGCCATGCCGGGCGTGGCCGAGCGGACGCCGCCGCGGCCCCGGCCCGAGCTGTCGGAGAGCAGGTCGTAGCGGGCCCCGGCCCGGGAGTAGGTCGGGACGTGGGCGGTGGCCGCCGACTCGCTGTTGTTGAGCGCCACCACGAACTCCCGGCGCTTGTCCCGGTCGATGCGGGAGAAGGCGTAGATCCCGGGCCCGTCCGAGCTGTACCGCTGGATCTGGGCGCCGTTCTGCAGCGCCGAGTGCTCGTCGTGGAGCCGGCTGTAGCGCCGGATGGCCTCGTAGAGCGGGTGGTCGCGGTCGAAGTTGTCGTCCGAGGTGGTCTCGTCGGTGCCGATGAGGTCGTTGTCCTCGTAGACCGGCACGGCGTTGGCGAACATGTCCTCCCGGGCGTCCTTGTCGCCGCCGTCGCCGGTGAAGCCCTGCTCGTCGCCGTAGTAGACGACCGGCTGGCCGCGGGAGAAGAACATCAGGGCGTGCGCCAGCTGCGATCGGGCCAGCAGCTCGGCGTCGCTCGCGCCCGGCTGGTCGACGCGCTGTAGGAAGTGGCCGATGCGGCCCATGTCGTGGTTGCCGAGGAACGTCGGCTGGGACTGCGCGTTGCTGTCGGCGTCCGTGTAGTAGTCGTCCTGCGCGAAGAACGCGGCCAGGTCGTCGGTGCCGGCGCTCTGCGACGCGAAGCCCCGGGCGGCCAGCTGGAAGGCGAAGTCGATCGTGCCCTGGAGCGGTTCGGTGGTGGAGAACTCGCTGAGGAACGGCGGGCCGAACTGCTGGTCGAACACCTCGCCGAAGGCGAAGAAGTCCTCGATGCCCCGCTCCCGGGCGACCTCGACGATCTCGGGGCCGAACACCCGCCAGAACTCCATGTCGACGTGCTTGGTCGTGTCGATCCGGAACCCGTCGACGCCGAACTCCTCGATCCAGTGGGAGTAGATGTCGACCATCCCCTCGACCACCTCGCGACGCTCGGTCCACAGGTCGTCGAGGCCGAAGAAGTCGCCGTACAGCGAGCTCTCGCCCACGAAGTTGCTGTTGCCCCGGTTGTGGTAGAGCAGGGGATCGTTGAGCCAGGCCGGGTTCTTGGCGTCCTCCATCCCAGCTGGCAGCGTGGGTGTGTAGGGGAACGAGCCGGTGTCGACCTGGGGGAACGAGTAGTCGGGCTGGCCCTCGAAGGCGAGGGCGGAGTCGTCGAAGGGCTGACCGGCCGCGTCGCGGTACGGGAACGTCGTCTTGTCGCGGTAGCCGGCGTTGCCCAGCAGCTCGATCACGTCGGCGGTGTGGTTGGTGACGATGTCCATGAACACCTTGATGCCGCGGTCGTGGGCGTCGTCGACCAGGCGGGCGAAGTCGGCGTTGGTGCCCAGGTGCGGGTCGACCTGCAGGAAGTCCAGGATCCAGTAGCCGTGGTAGCCCGACGAGTGGCCGTACAGGTTGGTGCTGTCCTCCTGCACCGGGTTGTTCTCGAAGATCGGCGCGACCCAGATGGTGGTCACCCCGAGCCGTTCCAGGTACGACAGCTTGCGGCGCAGGCCCTCGATGTCGCCCCCGTGGTAGTAGCCCTTGTCGCTGGGCAGGTACCCGTGCTGGAGGACGTTCTCCTGGGTGTCGCCGGCCATGCACGGGCCGGCGAAGTCGCCGCAGTCGTTGCTCCGACGGGCGTCGTCGAAGCGGTCGGGGAGCGCGAAGTAGAGGACCTCGTCCGAGAACGGGTGGCGCACGGGCTCGCGCACCAGGGCGGCGTCGTCCGCCGGCTCGACCGGCGTCACCGTGGCGGGCGTGGCCCCCGCCGCCACGGCCCCGGGCCCGGTGAGACCGGCGCCCGAGGACGCCAGGCTCACGACGAGTGCGATCACGAACGACCTGCGCCAACGCATGGTTGACTCCCCCCGATGCGACTCGCTCCGATTATCCCCCCGCTGGCAACGCTCTGGGCGGGGGATGGCACGGCCCGTGCGGCGTCGACCGATGAGTTCCGGTCCTCCGGCCTGTCCGAGCCGTCGTGAAGCGCGCCGTCGAGCTGTTCGCCTTCGAGAAGCGATCGTCGAGCTCCCCCCTCGTCACCACCACGTGGCACACGCAGAGCGAGCCCGCCGAGTCGTTCATCTCCGTCGCCGTGAGCCACTGGGAGATGGTCGTCACCCGGCAGGCGGCCGGGGCATCGCTGTCGGTGCTCGGGCCGGAGACGAGGGCCACGACCGCACCCATCCCCAGCGACGCCGAGTTCTTCGGCATCCAGTTCAGCCACGGCACCTTCATGCCGCACCTGCACCTGCGACAGCTGGTCGACGGATCGTTGACGTTCCCGCCGGCGTCGAGCACGTCGTTCTGGCTCGACGGGTCGGAATGGGAGCTTCCGGGGCCCGACAACGCCGACGTCTTCGTCGACAGGCTCGTGCGCGCGGGCCTGCTCGTGCACGACCCGGTCGCGTCGGCCGCCGTGCAGGACGACGTCGAGGGCCTCTCCACCCGGTCGGTGGAACGACGGGTGGCGCGAGCGACCGGGCTCACCCGGGGCACGATCCGGCAGATCCGGCGCGCCGAGCGGGCGGTCGAGCTGCTGGGCCGAGGCGTGCCCGCGCTCGACGTCGTCCGCCAGGCCGGCTACGCCGACCAGCCTCATCTGACCCGTTCGCTCAAGCGCTTCGTGGGGCAGACGCCGTCGCAGATCGCGGCATGTCCCTAGCACGGGCCGTTGCCGTTTTCGTTCAAGACACCATCCCTCGCCCAGGTCTAGACACACTGGGCCGCCGACAGGGTCGGCCCACCAACCCCGAGAGGAAGCAGCAGCTCGTGCGCAAGTTCAAGCTCCAGGTCCAGACGAGCGTCGACGGCTACATGGCCGGCCCGAACGGCGAGATGGACTGGATGACGTTCCCGTGGACCGACGACATCAACGCCTACATCGGGGCGCTCGACGATCCGGTCGACTGCATCGTGCTGGGGCGCAAGCTCGCCGAGGGGTTCATCCCGGCCTGGGCCTCGGGGCCTCCGGGCGAGGACCAGGCGTCGATCGACAAGATGAACGACATGCCCAAGGTGGTGATCTCCAACTCCCTCACCGAGTCGCCGTGGGACGACGCCGTCGTCGCCGGGGGCGACCTCGCCGAGACCATCGACGAGCTCAAGGGCCGGCCGGGCGGGGACATGATCGCCTACGGGGGCGGCACGCTCGTCCGTGACCTGATCGGCAAGGGGCTGCTCGACGAGCTCCACCTGTTCGTCAACCCGACCGCGATCGGCGCCGGCATGCCCGTGTTCCCCGACGGTGCCTACCAGCAGCTTCGCCTCGTCACCGCCCAGCCGTTCGACTGCGGGATCACCGCGCTCCACTTCGAGCCCAAGCGCGACTGAACCCCGGTAGCCGGGCCTCACCCCAGGCCGTGGGCCTGGCCGATCCCGCCGGCCTCGACGCGGTTCGCGACGTTCAGCTTCCGCAGGAGGTTGGAGACGTGCACGCTCGCCGTCTTCCTGCTGATGTACAGCAGCTCGCCGATCTCACGGTCGGTGCGCCCGGCGGCGAGCTCGCCGAGGACCTCGACCTCGCGCCGGGTCAGCCCCAGGTCGTCGGCCAGGCCGGCGATCCGCGCGGCCTCGTCCTGGCCGTCGTCGCCGCTGTCGGCGGGATCGGCGGGGTCGGCGGGGCGGAGCGGGATGCGGGCCCGGCGGGCGAGACCCTCGATGGCCTCCGAGAGGGGCCGGGCGCCGAGCTCGGCGCTCGCGCGCCACGCGTGCTGGAGGCAGTCGTGGGCCCGGGCGCGGCCGACGCCGACACCGCTGCTCGCCAGGAGCGCCTCGGCCTCCCGCCAGCGGCAGTGGGCCGCCGGGTGGGGCTCGCGGGCGTCGTCCCAGCACACGGCGGCGCCGGCCCACAGGTCCGGGTCGGGCTCGGCCAGCCGGGAGTGCTCGGCCGCCGCCGTGGCCGCCCACGCCCGGCTCCGCGGCGGGGCCTGCCCGCCGCGCCCGCCTGCTGCCGCGACGATCCGGTCGGCCTCCCGGACGAACCCGAGCGCCCGCTCCCGTGCCGCTTCGACGTCGAACGGGCGGCCCCGGGCGCGGGCGCCGTCGTGGGCGTCGGCGAGGCACCGCACCGCCAGCGCGGCCATCTCGGGAAGGAACGTCTCGTCGTCGGTCGGGGCGGCGAGGGCCAGGGCGCGCTCGACCTCGGCGAGCGCGTCCTCGGGCCGGTGGCGGGTGAGCGCCAGCTCGGCGGCGTGCATGTGGAACACGGCCCGCGTCTGCACGTCGGCGAGCCGGGCCGTCAGCTCGTCCGCGGTGGCGAGGCAGCGGTCGGCCTCGTCGAGGCGCCCGCAGCGGATCGCCATCGTCGCCCGCAGCAGGGGTGGGGCCGCGGTGCAGGTGCCGACGCCCCGTTCGCCGGCGCGGGCCAGCAGGGCCTCGGCCTCGTCGTGGCGACCCAACCGGACCAGGGCGTCGACGCCGTTGCCCGCGGCGCCGTTCATCCGGAAGCCCCACAGCTCGTCGCCCGCCGCCGCGGCGTCGAACACCACGGCGACGGCCTGCTCGAGCCGGCCGGCCTCGACCAGCAGTGAGCTGAGGCCCATGTAGGCGCGGTTGAGGTCGTCGGGGCTGGCCAGCTCCTCGGCCATGGCGAGCGCCCGGCGCACCAGCTCGATGCCCTCGTCGTGGTGGCCCAGCGAGGCACGGCAGCATCCCAGGGTGTAGAGGACGTGGCCCTCCTCGGCCCGGGCGCCCACCTCGGCCGCCACCGTCAGGGCCCGGTGGGAGCGCTGCTCGGCCTCGCGGAAGCGCGACATCAGCATGAGCCCGCGGGCCTCCTCGGCGAGCACCCGGGCGGAACTGACCGAGGGTGGTGCCGCCGCGACGAGGGCGGCGGCCCGCCGGTAGGCGTCGAAGGCGACATCGGAGTCACCGATCGCCAGGGCGTTGCGCCCGAGCAGGGCGAGGTAGCGGGCCGCCCGGCCCGGCTCGGCGTCCGCGTCGGTGCCGGCGATCGCCTCCCGGGCGAGGTCGACCGAGCGCTGGTCCGCCCCGGCGAGGTAGGCGGCGTCGGAGGCCGCCTCCAGCAGCCCGAGGCGATCGTGCGGCGGCGGCCGGCCGTTCCCGGCGGGCACGCGGTCCAGCGCCGCGAGCGCCCGCTCCAGGTGGGCGTGCGCCTCGGGGAACGCCCAGACGGCGGTGGCGGCCCCGGCGGCGGTGACCGACGCGTCGAGCGCCTCGGACCACTCGCCCGCCGCCCACCAGTGCGCGGCCAGCTCGGCCGCCCGGTGGCCCAGCCCGTTCACCCCGGCGGCGCCCGCCGGGCTGCTCGACGTGCCAGCTGTGCCGGTCGCACGGCCGGGCACGCCGGCCGTGCCGGCAGCCGTACCCGTCGGCACGGCCGGCTCCGGCCACAGCGAGGCGTCGTCGTGGAGCGCGACCGCGATCAGCCGGTGCAGGCGGCTCTTCTCGCCGGGGAGCAAGGCGCCGTCGACCACCTCGCGGAACAGGGCGTGGCGGAACCGGTAGCCGGACCGGCTCTCGTCCACGACGAGGACCTGCCTGCCGACGGCCTCGGCCAGGGCGCCGTCCAGCGCGTCGGCGTCGACCACGCCGAGGTGGGCGAGCAGCCGGTGGCTCGCCGCGCCGCCGGCGGTGGCGACCACCCGGAGCAGCCGCCCTGCCTCGTCGGACAGCCCCTCGACACGGTTGGCGAGCAACCCGGTCAGCTCCGGGGACAGCGAGGTCCGGTGGCGGGCCGCGGTCAGCTCCTCGGCGAAGAACGGGTTGCCCTGCGAGCGCGTCCACACCCCGTCGGCCAGGGCCCAGTCGGGTGGCCGGCCGAGGATGCCGGCGATCAGCGCCGTGGTCTCGTCCCGGTCGAGCCCGTCGAGGTGGAGCCCCACGACGCGGGCGTGCCGGCCCAGCTCGCCCAGCCAGGTGTGCAGCCGGTGGCCGGGACCCAGCTCGTCGGCGCGGTAGGTGCCGACCAGCAGCACCCGGGCGTCGGTGAGGTTCCGGGTCAGGAAGCCCACCAGCTCGGCGCTGGCGGAGTCGGCCCAGTGCAGGTCCTCCAGCACCAGCACGAGCGGCGAGCGGTCGGCCAGCCCCGTGAGGCACGCCAGGATCGCCTCGAACGACCTGGTCTTGGCCATCTCGTCGGCGACACGCGTGACGAGCGAGTACGTCCGGGCGGCCGCTGCGGCACCTGGCGGTTCCAGCTCGAGCCCGGGGGCCAGGGCTCCCAGCGCGTCGGCGGCGGCCGCGGCGCCCAACTGGCGGGCGATGTCGCGCAGGATGCCGACCACGGGCCCGTAGGGCAGCCCGCCGCCGTCGATCGGGACGCAGACCCCGGTCGCCACCAGGGCGCCGGCCTCGGCGGCCCGGATGCCGAGCTCGTCGACCAGGCGGGTCTTGCCAATGCCGGCGTCGCCCCCGACCAGGACGGTGGCCGCCCGACCGCCGGCCGCCGCGTCGAGGGCGACACCGAGCATGCCGAGCTCCCGGTCACGACCGACGAAATCGGGACATGACACCCGGTGACCCACCGCCCCATCCTCCCATGCACCACGCTCGCGTTCGCTTGGTGGGCCGGCGGCCTCGGCGGCCTCGGCCTGGGCGGTGGGTGCTGTCCCGGTGGTCATGGCGTCTCCTCTCTCCGGTCCCGTTGCTCAGCAGGCTCGGCCCATGCGGCACAGGCCGGGATCGGAGGTCGCCTCGGGTGCCGCGGGGGCGGTCGCCGGTGGTGGCGCCGGCCGATTGCCGGAGGGCTGGTCGCTGCCGGTGCCCACGGCGTGCCCGAGGGCGAACGAGCCCGTCATGATCGCTGCCAGGACGATCGCCGCGGCGCCGAGGCGCAGGTCCCGCGCCCGGGAGCGGGTGGTGGTCTCGGCGCTCGCCGGGATCACCGTCGTGGGCCCGACGGCGGTTGAGGCGGTCATGGGTGTCTCCTCGTGTCGTGTCGTGCCGGGGTCGGTCGTCCGGCCCCGGTCACGTCAGCCACCGCACCGGCGGCCTGCACCCACGGTGCGCCCCGCAACCGCCGAGCGCATCGGGACCGCGCCTCAGATCGTGCGCCCGCCCTACCTAGATCTCCCGGTTCCAAGGGGGGGTTTGGCGAGTCGTTTGTGGTCGTTTTGTTGTTCTCGAGTCGTCTGTGGTCGGTCTCCGACGACGAACGACTCGACTGTGGATCGGCGACTACAGACGACTCGGGGAAAGGGTCGCCCGGCGCCAGGACCATCACCCGCAAGGCCGCTGTGACCACTGACACGCCGTCCTGAGGGTGGCCGGGCCCGAACTGGCTCTACGCTTACTGGCGCAAGCTCACCGGGTGGGGGCGCCCATCCGGGGGCCAAGGTTTGACAGCTCAACAAGAACTGCGGATCGAGTACGAGTACTCCCCCCTCAACTCGTCGCTCTCTGCAGATGACGGTGCCGTCTACGGTCCCCCCTGTAGGCGGCGCTGTCGCGTCTGCCCCCGGGTTCGCAGCCTCAGACCTCGGAGCCTCCGCCGGTCACGTCCGAAGGCTGTCGGCTGCCATCCTGGCGTCTCGCCAGTCGGAGACCGCGAGGTGCGCAGCCGAGACGAGTCGGCTCAGCTTCCCCTGGCTCAGCAGGAGGATGTCATCGATGACGTCGTCGGGCGGCGTGATCTCCCCGTAGCAGTCGTGCCATGCGAGCTCGACGAGCTCCAGGAGATCGAGCGCCGGATCTGCCACGGTCTCGCCGAGTGCGCCGACGACACGAGCCCGCCGACCTGCTCGTCGCTCCGCCCGACTGACTGCCACGAGCCCAGTCTGGCGCAAGCGTCCTCGACCCGACGTTCGCGGGGCAGGTGTGCGATGGACCCGGTCGCGACAGATCGCCTGCTGGACGGTCGGCTTGACGAGAGGCTGTCGTCGTGACGGATCTGTCGCTCTTCTACCCAGAGCTTCGGCCTGCTTCGGAGCGAGCGTCGGTTCGTCGGTAAGTTGCTCGGCCAGGAGCTGCCGGAGCCTTGGCGCTCCGCACCGCTGGACGAGCACCTCGGCCACCTCGACCTGCTGCGAGACGGCCTCGGCGTGCCGCCTGCGGGCAGTTCCCCGACGGGTGCGGTCGCGCGGCACGATGGGTCGGTGGACGATGGTGACGACCCGGTCGAGGCGATCAGTGCGGTCACGCTGGCGACGACGGACATGGCCGCGTCGGTCGCCTTCTACGAACGGCTCGGGTTCCGCCTGCTCTACGGCGGCAGGGACAGCCCCTTCAGCAGCTTCCAGGTGGGCGGCGGCTACCTGAACCTGCAGGCGGACGACACGTGGACGCCGCCGGAGGTGGTGTGGGGGCGAGTGATCTTCTACGTCGACGACGTCGATGCGATGTACGAGCGGGCCCTCACCGCCGGCCTGACGCCTGCGGCCCCTCCGGCGGACGCGCCTTGGGGGGAGCGGTTCTTCCACATCCGTGATCCTGACGGGCACGAGCTGAGCTTCGCCCGGCCTCTGCCGTAGGGCCTACCGGCGGGTCTGCTCGGGTGTCGTGCGGCCGCTCGGGGTCGTCGTTGGGCTGGCTGTCGTCGAGAGCATTCAGTAGCTCTTGCTGGAAGCCTCCGGAGATGCGGCGCAGTTCGCCCAAGACCCGCCCGGCGGTGCGCACCGCCTCGGGCAGCTTGGCCGGGCCGAGGATGGTGAGCGCCAACGCGAGGATCGCGAGCAGCTCGGGGAACCCGACGTTGAACATCGTGGCCGTGGGGAGCTACGCCGTCAGGCGCCCGGCAGCGCCGTACGGGGTCGGGGTCGTCGTCGTTCTCACGTGAGTCGTTCGTCGCAGACCGGCCGGCGGATGGGTCGTCCCACCGATGGCAGGTCGGAAAACGTCGCCCGGGGACACCAGCTGGGGCCGGGTGTAGCGTGCGAGTGACACGGCGAGATCCCCTGTACGTGTCGGGGTTGGCCTTGCCAGCCTCGGGGAGCGGTGCTCTGGACCCTGGCAGCGCGTCATGTCGACGTCGGCTCAGCAGGAGGAGCAGCCCATGGCTCTTGCCAGGTCCCCTACGCCACCCGAGCCCGTGGTGTGGCGCGAGGGCCGGTTCATGGTCGTCGCGCTACGGGGGGAGCAGGACATGGGCACGGCGGCCCGGGTGGCCGAGGCGATCGCGGGTGCCGCCGCGCTGGGTGTCGGCGACGTGGTGGTGGACCTCGGCGGCGTGCAGTTCATGGACGCCTCCATCGTCGGTGTGCTCGTCGGCGGCGGGAACGTCCTGAGGTCGCAGGACCGGCGGCTGACGGTGCGGACCCCGTCGCCACGGGCGCAGGTGCTGCTGGACCTGTGCGGGCTCGGACAGATCATCGACCTGCGCGCGGAGGCCGGACGTGACGACGCCGGATCCTGCGCCACGGTCCCGGGCACCTGGTCGTCCGCCGGCGGGCCGCGCTGAGCGTGCCGGCCGACCGGCTCGTGCGCGTCCTCGCCCGCCTGTCGAGCAGCGGTGCCGACGGGGATGCCGCCCGCCTGTGCGAGGTGTCCGCGGACGTCGCCGAGGTGAGCGGCGCCGGGATCACGCTCCTGTCCGGCGACGAGGACCAGGGCTCGGTGTGCACCAGCGACCGGGTGAGCGGCGTGGTCGACGAGCTGCAGCTCACGCTGGGCGAAGGACCGTCGATCGACGCCTACCGCGAGGATCGGCCCGTCCTCGAACCGGACCTGGCCGACCCGGTCGAGGCCCGCTGGTTCGCCTTCGCGCCGCCGGCCGTCGCCGCCGGGGTGAGGGCCGTCTTCGGCTTCCCGCTCCACGTCGGGGCGGTCCGACTCGGCGCCCTCAACCTCTACCGCGATCGCCTCGGCCCCCTCAGCGACGACCAGCACGCCGACGCGCTCGTGCTGGCCGGCGTGGCCGCCCGGGCCGTGCTGCTGATGCAGGCCCAGGCGCCTCCCGGAGCGCTCGCCCGGGAGCTGCAGGCGAGGGGGGACCACCAGCTGGTCGTCCACCAGGCGTCGGGGATGGTGGCCGCCCAGCTCGAAGTCGACGTCGGCGAAGCCCTCGTCCGGCTGCGCGCCCACGCCTTCGGCAACGACCGCCGGCTCGCCGACGTCGCCCGTGACGTGGTCGGTCGCCGGCTCCGCTTCACCCCCGAAGCCGATCCCGACCCCAACCCCGACCCCGACCCCTTGCCCGGCGACGAGAGCCCGGTCCCGTGACCCCTCACCCTCGACCGCGGCCCTCGACGGCCGGCCTCCACCCCCAGGACCTACGATGGCCGGCGCGCTCCGGCATGGGCCGGCCCACCGCCGAGGGCGCGACGAAGGAGCGGCGATGCCCAACGAAGCCCTGCTGACCCGGACGCTGGTGCAGCTCGCCGACACCCTCGTCGACGACTTCGACGTGGTCGAGCTCCTCACGTTGCTGACCGACCGCTGCGTGGAGGTGGTCGGCGCCTCCGCTGCGGGCCTG
This window encodes:
- a CDS encoding alpha-amylase family glycosyl hydrolase translates to MRWRRSFVIALVVSLASSGAGLTGPGAVAAGATPATVTPVEPADDAALVREPVRHPFSDEVLYFALPDRFDDARRSNDCGDFAGPCMAGDTQENVLQHGYLPSDKGYYHGGDIEGLRRKLSYLERLGVTTIWVAPIFENNPVQEDSTNLYGHSSGYHGYWILDFLQVDPHLGTNADFARLVDDAHDRGIKVFMDIVTNHTADVIELLGNAGYRDKTTFPYRDAAGQPFDDSALAFEGQPDYSFPQVDTGSFPYTPTLPAGMEDAKNPAWLNDPLLYHNRGNSNFVGESSLYGDFFGLDDLWTERREVVEGMVDIYSHWIEEFGVDGFRIDTTKHVDMEFWRVFGPEIVEVARERGIEDFFAFGEVFDQQFGPPFLSEFSTTEPLQGTIDFAFQLAARGFASQSAGTDDLAAFFAQDDYYTDADSNAQSQPTFLGNHDMGRIGHFLQRVDQPGASDAELLARSQLAHALMFFSRGQPVVYYGDEQGFTGDGGDKDAREDMFANAVPVYEDNDLIGTDETTSDDNFDRDHPLYEAIRRYSRLHDEHSALQNGAQIQRYSSDGPGIYAFSRIDRDKRREFVVALNNSESAATAHVPTYSRAGARYDLLSDSSGRGRGGVRSATPGMAVAGEPGTRSRPRLTTGSDGGLDVTVPALGYVVYEAQSRVPRSRSAPGITITGLQDGQTVELGTNSWDGHDILDRVEVAASLDAPRHAEVTFAVREGDGEYVPVGTDDNPPYRVFYDASDHVGSATRLSFRAVVNDLSGHLEADEVADVGVTLAEPPVVTPGHAVIHYARPAGDYDAWGLHLWGDGVDPADLTDWTAPQPFLGEDEYGRFGFVRLTDVGKPVNFIVHSGDTKDPPDSPDRSFDPVATPEIWLRQGDPTIYTSQAEAEGFATVRYACTAGCVGVTLDASTAAGPLVTGATPDAVDDYGAVFRLTPPDLAAPLTVTVLQGGTVDIDGQAFTPVDTPSAWFQPGEQVVHPSRGAAEDFATIHYRRPAGDYDGWGLHVWTGAATGTEWTAPLLPTGQDAFGVDFRVDLVDGADQLAYILHQGDTKDPGPDQALMLATVGHEVWQLQGADPDDPYVAPARGP
- a CDS encoding AraC family transcriptional regulator, giving the protein MKRAVELFAFEKRSSSSPLVTTTWHTQSEPAESFISVAVSHWEMVVTRQAAGASLSVLGPETRATTAPIPSDAEFFGIQFSHGTFMPHLHLRQLVDGSLTFPPASSTSFWLDGSEWELPGPDNADVFVDRLVRAGLLVHDPVASAAVQDDVEGLSTRSVERRVARATGLTRGTIRQIRRAERAVELLGRGVPALDVVRQAGYADQPHLTRSLKRFVGQTPSQIAACP
- a CDS encoding dihydrofolate reductase family protein, whose product is MRKFKLQVQTSVDGYMAGPNGEMDWMTFPWTDDINAYIGALDDPVDCIVLGRKLAEGFIPAWASGPPGEDQASIDKMNDMPKVVISNSLTESPWDDAVVAGGDLAETIDELKGRPGGDMIAYGGGTLVRDLIGKGLLDELHLFVNPTAIGAGMPVFPDGAYQQLRLVTAQPFDCGITALHFEPKRD
- a CDS encoding AAA family ATPase, translating into MTTGTAPTAQAEAAEAAGPPSERERGAWEDGAVGHRVSCPDFVGRDRELGMLGVALDAAAGGRAATVLVGGDAGIGKTRLVDELGIRAAEAGALVATGVCVPIDGGGLPYGPVVGILRDIARQLGAAAAADALGALAPGLELEPPGAAAAARTYSLVTRVADEMAKTRSFEAILACLTGLADRSPLVLVLEDLHWADSASAELVGFLTRNLTDARVLLVGTYRADELGPGHRLHTWLGELGRHARVVGLHLDGLDRDETTALIAGILGRPPDWALADGVWTRSQGNPFFAEELTAARHRTSLSPELTGLLANRVEGLSDEAGRLLRVVATAGGAASHRLLAHLGVVDADALDGALAEAVGRQVLVVDESRSGYRFRHALFREVVDGALLPGEKSRLHRLIAVALHDDASLWPEPAVPTGTAAGTAGVPGRATGTAGTSSSPAGAAGVNGLGHRAAELAAHWWAAGEWSEALDASVTAAGAATAVWAFPEAHAHLERALAALDRVPAGNGRPPPHDRLGLLEAASDAAYLAGADQRSVDLAREAIAGTDADAEPGRAARYLALLGRNALAIGDSDVAFDAYRRAAALVAAAPPSVSSARVLAEEARGLMLMSRFREAEQRSHRALTVAAEVGARAEEGHVLYTLGCCRASLGHHDEGIELVRRALAMAEELASPDDLNRAYMGLSSLLVEAGRLEQAVAVVFDAAAAGDELWGFRMNGAAGNGVDALVRLGRHDEAEALLARAGERGVGTCTAAPPLLRATMAIRCGRLDEADRCLATADELTARLADVQTRAVFHMHAAELALTRHRPEDALAEVERALALAAPTDDETFLPEMAALAVRCLADAHDGARARGRPFDVEAARERALGFVREADRIVAAAGGRGGQAPPRSRAWAATAAAEHSRLAEPDPDLWAGAAVCWDDAREPHPAAHCRWREAEALLASSGVGVGRARAHDCLQHAWRASAELGARPLSEAIEGLARRARIPLRPADPADPADSGDDGQDEAARIAGLADDLGLTRREVEVLGELAAGRTDREIGELLYISRKTASVHVSNLLRKLNVANRVEAGGIGQAHGLG
- a CDS encoding VOC family protein; its protein translation is MDDGDDPVEAISAVTLATTDMAASVAFYERLGFRLLYGGRDSPFSSFQVGGGYLNLQADDTWTPPEVVWGRVIFYVDDVDAMYERALTAGLTPAAPPADAPWGERFFHIRDPDGHELSFARPLP
- a CDS encoding STAS domain-containing protein, with the translated sequence MALARSPTPPEPVVWREGRFMVVALRGEQDMGTAARVAEAIAGAAALGVGDVVVDLGGVQFMDASIVGVLVGGGNVLRSQDRRLTVRTPSPRAQVLLDLCGLGQIIDLRAEAGRDDAGSCATVPGTWSSAGGPR
- a CDS encoding GAF and ANTAR domain-containing protein; translation: MPADRLVRVLARLSSSGADGDAARLCEVSADVAEVSGAGITLLSGDEDQGSVCTSDRVSGVVDELQLTLGEGPSIDAYREDRPVLEPDLADPVEARWFAFAPPAVAAGVRAVFGFPLHVGAVRLGALNLYRDRLGPLSDDQHADALVLAGVAARAVLLMQAQAPPGALARELQARGDHQLVVHQASGMVAAQLEVDVGEALVRLRAHAFGNDRRLADVARDVVGRRLRFTPEADPDPNPDPDPLPGDESPVP